A window of the Bdellovibrio sp. ZAP7 genome harbors these coding sequences:
- a CDS encoding sugar phosphate nucleotidyltransferase, whose translation MNVMVLAAGEGTRLRPHTTQLPKPAIPFLTLPLAAHALGFLQGIQINKLVVNTYHLPEKIHTLFNKINHQANELVFSDEVGKILDSGGGLNKVRSHFRNGGDFILMNADTVILPKDSEILKKALANHRSTGAVTTVLVMSHPSVGTQFGGIWADGNNGIKGFGKTKVEGSETGWHYIGVQIFSEKIFNYLPNQEVSHIFNDAVMAAVNGGEKAQVYPIECTWFETGNPTDLIEATKYCINALLGPNGHEKQALEKTFAQYSPSKVITQRFNEANLQFSSEAIIDNESKFSGFVSAGPGTVIGKNCTLENVIIGDGVNVADGTTVNNTILL comes from the coding sequence CGGCGCATGCTTTGGGGTTTCTGCAAGGAATTCAGATTAACAAACTTGTGGTGAATACATATCACTTGCCAGAAAAGATCCACACACTGTTCAACAAGATTAATCATCAAGCGAACGAGCTGGTATTTTCAGACGAAGTGGGAAAAATTCTGGACAGTGGTGGCGGCTTGAACAAGGTTCGCAGTCATTTCAGAAATGGCGGAGACTTCATCTTGATGAACGCCGACACCGTGATTCTTCCGAAAGACTCTGAAATTCTAAAGAAAGCCCTTGCCAATCACCGCTCAACAGGAGCTGTGACGACGGTGCTCGTGATGTCACATCCCAGTGTTGGCACACAGTTCGGTGGAATCTGGGCAGACGGGAATAATGGCATAAAAGGATTTGGGAAAACCAAAGTCGAAGGCAGCGAAACAGGGTGGCATTACATCGGCGTTCAAATTTTTTCGGAAAAAATATTCAATTACCTTCCGAATCAAGAAGTATCGCATATTTTCAATGATGCTGTTATGGCGGCGGTAAATGGTGGGGAAAAAGCCCAAGTTTATCCAATAGAATGCACGTGGTTCGAAACTGGTAACCCTACTGATCTTATTGAAGCCACGAAGTACTGCATAAATGCATTGCTCGGTCCCAACGGCCATGAAAAGCAAGCGCTGGAAAAAACCTTCGCTCAATATTCACCATCAAAAGTCATCACGCAAAGATTCAATGAAGCAAACCTTCAGTTTTCTTCTGAAGCCATCATCGATAACGAATCTAAATTTTCTGGATTTGTAAGTGCCGGGCCAGGAACTGTGATTGGTAAGAATTGTACGTTGGAAAACGTGATCATCGGAGACGGTGTCAATGTTGCTGACGGCACGACCGTCAACAACACGATTCTGCTTTAA
- a CDS encoding TadE/TadG family type IV pilus assembly protein: MMKLRDQLIRRLKNPRGQVALFVALIFQILFIFFAMVINVGLLVHHKINLQNSVDLAAYYGAMKQAENMNAIAHINYQIRQSWKLLAWRYRMVGTAGDMSEHPVDKNPANNLQIVPGRADTDDTNPAAKDFYDAPSFCATYVPFKPMPNENTCRDLKGMSGVKVFGPTPTIAGFHSVNVAMTSISETFRNLAFERCRYFGAFNYRLLAQWVVGYNMDQADRMLLISTISRSMSNETEDFFDLDGESVKKGIKATLDNNLTAANKDGLQSFKVYNSLGADGCNNPAKDELPAKWLVPIRIAPAFSYVDTVCNVDQNNIERVPRELASDRNNWPAEVVKNQGHALWRDISELSQFVGLRSQIEDPYNYSMGVEKNPWCMAYVGVSAVTRPNIPFSPLGAVDLKARAFFKPFGGRMGPWYESQWPSGSERSAGGSKIDANLPPRIYDTGNIGDPKDPTRAGNYSRFVGDQYGLKSRNLLYQFGRAIFKLDPTWDKRTKDNPDFQDTAPNFGHWNQLPFEFAKKSNGNGDLLAWSEEVKGPSRFRALELLAILPDQFDMAYYSIEPDFYHNYYKRIKEKFMPKANPGFDKSIRPDIGYHKDYKQGDVNLEEFSVKDQYKVLKSKEIQTLALDIDQKLTYLSKDWKNVLTGWADNGLLDYSLNTEKLGKCTVEPKYDGETPVPPTSGNCIVGGTSGYSVKMISSDYLNSELQLGGDNSGKAKIKNAPPSDF; the protein is encoded by the coding sequence ATGATGAAACTGCGTGATCAACTTATTCGAAGACTCAAAAACCCTCGCGGTCAGGTTGCGCTATTTGTCGCCTTGATATTTCAAATTCTGTTTATCTTCTTTGCTATGGTCATCAACGTGGGCTTGTTGGTCCATCACAAAATCAACTTACAGAATTCCGTGGATCTTGCTGCCTATTACGGCGCAATGAAGCAAGCGGAGAACATGAATGCGATCGCACATATCAACTATCAGATCCGTCAGAGCTGGAAGTTACTGGCTTGGCGCTATCGTATGGTTGGTACGGCCGGGGATATGTCGGAACATCCGGTCGATAAAAACCCAGCTAATAATTTGCAGATCGTGCCGGGGCGCGCGGATACTGATGATACCAATCCCGCAGCCAAAGACTTTTACGATGCACCATCTTTTTGTGCGACCTATGTTCCATTCAAACCGATGCCGAATGAGAATACCTGTAGAGATTTAAAAGGTATGAGCGGAGTTAAAGTATTCGGACCAACCCCAACGATTGCTGGTTTTCATAGTGTTAACGTTGCGATGACAAGTATATCGGAAACATTTCGAAACTTAGCGTTTGAGCGTTGTCGTTATTTTGGAGCCTTCAATTATCGACTGCTGGCTCAATGGGTGGTGGGTTACAATATGGACCAAGCAGATAGGATGTTGTTGATTTCAACAATTTCCAGATCCATGAGTAACGAGACAGAAGACTTTTTTGATCTTGATGGTGAATCAGTTAAAAAGGGCATCAAAGCAACTTTGGATAACAATCTAACCGCTGCAAATAAGGATGGGTTGCAGTCATTTAAAGTTTATAATTCTTTGGGTGCTGATGGGTGCAATAATCCTGCAAAAGATGAATTGCCTGCAAAATGGCTCGTTCCCATTCGTATAGCACCAGCATTTAGTTATGTGGATACGGTCTGTAATGTCGACCAAAACAATATTGAACGCGTACCAAGAGAACTCGCATCGGATCGCAATAACTGGCCTGCTGAAGTTGTAAAAAACCAAGGGCATGCATTATGGAGAGATATTTCCGAGCTCTCTCAGTTTGTCGGACTTCGCAGTCAGATTGAAGATCCTTATAATTACTCAATGGGTGTCGAGAAGAATCCATGGTGTATGGCTTATGTTGGTGTTTCGGCTGTCACTCGTCCAAACATTCCCTTTTCTCCTTTGGGTGCCGTTGATTTAAAAGCGCGTGCGTTTTTTAAACCGTTCGGAGGCAGAATGGGCCCTTGGTATGAATCGCAATGGCCTAGCGGTTCCGAAAGATCTGCAGGTGGTAGTAAGATCGATGCAAATCTTCCCCCAAGAATTTATGACACTGGCAATATCGGCGATCCAAAGGATCCAACTCGTGCAGGAAATTACAGCCGTTTCGTGGGTGATCAGTACGGTTTGAAAAGTCGAAATCTTCTATATCAATTTGGTCGCGCAATTTTCAAATTAGATCCGACTTGGGACAAACGTACAAAGGACAATCCTGATTTTCAAGATACCGCTCCCAATTTTGGTCACTGGAATCAATTGCCGTTTGAATTTGCTAAAAAAAGTAATGGCAATGGAGATCTATTGGCTTGGAGCGAGGAAGTAAAAGGTCCTTCTCGATTCCGCGCCCTGGAACTTTTAGCAATTCTTCCTGACCAGTTCGATATGGCGTACTACTCTATCGAGCCGGATTTTTATCATAACTATTATAAGCGCATTAAAGAAAAGTTTATGCCGAAGGCGAACCCTGGTTTTGATAAATCCATTCGTCCCGATATTGGCTATCACAAGGACTACAAGCAGGGCGATGTGAACTTGGAAGAGTTCAGCGTGAAAGACCAATATAAAGTTTTAAAGAGCAAAGAGATTCAAACACTAGCGTTAGATATTGATCAAAAACTGACCTATCTTTCGAAGGATTGGAAAAACGTACTTACGGGTTGGGCTGACAACGGCTTGTTGGACTACTCCCTGAATACGGAGAAGCTGGGTAAGTGCACAGTAGAGCCAAAATACGATGGTGAAACTCCTGTTCCGCCAACTTCTGGCAATTGTATTGTGGGCGGGACCTCGGGTTATTCCGTCAAAATGATCTCCTCTGATTATTTGAATTCTGAACTGCAATTGGGTGGGGATAACTCCGGCAAGGCTAAAATCAAAAATGCGCCTCCCTCAGACTTCTAG
- the nagZ gene encoding beta-N-acetylhexosaminidase, whose product MGIKQIIGQHMFIGIQGHSLTADEKKFIVDNNIGGICLFGRNVAEPKQVHDLCAEIQSLRHMQADKAPLFIGIDMEGGRVHRLKPPFTVWPALRKLGDLDAPTVSFHFANRMGQELKAVGINLDFAPSVDVFTNEANKVIGDRSISSDPESVAKHASALVRGYIKADVITCAKHFPGHGNTLVDSHEDLPVENLDKERLESCELIPFKKAFKSRVDMVMTSHIMFPKIDPEWPVTLSEIFVKKMIKEELRYRGLVITDDLGMKAMSSHYGVDEIPVRALQAGCDLLLYCNEFDVPPQAVEAILGAVAQGTLDQAQLESSHRRILELKKAKITHPDPLDMSEVVKIVGHAEHLKIAAAINSGVSPDGLLPE is encoded by the coding sequence ATGGGAATCAAGCAAATCATCGGACAGCACATGTTTATCGGTATCCAAGGTCACTCTTTGACTGCCGACGAAAAGAAATTCATCGTCGATAACAACATCGGTGGTATATGCCTGTTTGGTCGTAACGTCGCTGAACCAAAACAGGTTCATGACCTGTGCGCTGAAATTCAGTCCCTACGTCATATGCAGGCTGATAAGGCTCCGCTGTTTATCGGGATAGACATGGAAGGTGGCCGAGTCCACCGCTTGAAACCGCCGTTCACAGTTTGGCCGGCACTTCGTAAATTGGGTGATCTGGATGCCCCGACAGTTTCCTTTCACTTTGCAAATCGCATGGGTCAGGAATTGAAGGCCGTTGGTATCAATTTGGATTTTGCGCCTTCGGTTGACGTCTTCACCAATGAAGCAAACAAAGTCATCGGCGATCGTTCGATCAGTTCCGATCCTGAGTCTGTCGCTAAACATGCATCTGCCCTGGTTCGCGGTTACATCAAAGCTGACGTAATCACTTGTGCAAAACATTTCCCTGGCCACGGAAATACTTTGGTTGATAGCCATGAGGATCTTCCTGTGGAAAACCTGGATAAAGAACGCCTGGAAAGTTGTGAACTGATTCCATTCAAAAAAGCGTTCAAGTCCCGCGTCGACATGGTGATGACCTCCCATATTATGTTCCCAAAAATCGATCCTGAGTGGCCGGTTACTTTGTCAGAAATTTTCGTTAAGAAAATGATCAAAGAAGAACTTCGCTATAGAGGTTTAGTGATCACTGACGACTTGGGAATGAAGGCTATGTCGTCTCACTATGGGGTTGATGAAATTCCGGTTCGCGCTCTTCAAGCTGGCTGTGATCTGCTGTTGTATTGCAATGAATTCGACGTACCTCCGCAAGCTGTCGAAGCAATCTTAGGCGCTGTGGCTCAAGGCACTTTGGATCAAGCACAACTCGAGTCTTCTCACAGAAGAATTTTGGAACTGAAAAAAGCCAAAATCACCCACCCCGATCCACTGGATATGAGTGAGGTTGTAAAGATCGTTGGCCACGCAGAACATCTTAAAATCGCTGCTGCCATCAACAGCGGTGTCTCCCCAGACGGGTTACTGCCAGAGTAA
- a CDS encoding energy transducer TonB, with amino-acid sequence MGFDKSNEELSPENQLDLFSYNTSKLDFIPDLKIPTPRPPEANKSPRFMTLSVALHIAAAVAVAVISVPLVNEIKTDTITIELEEPTVHEVTKGAPVEPTKGGAPAALPEKLPVKEVQEVAVTPVETAPAPTEVAVVAAPEVIAEPVPVIEKSAPKKAAPKAVAAAKPSSHKAAKSAPAKTNFAAVPMSIDDINSPELDEGEIANQKSEAKLGEDFNQDFDEIDSKHASKLAAEESQMNAMAEALSADQERSLKSVEDQNQADSAALAESQKNLRHKNAKAVASALASEKAAAEAAAREKAAQRAAAIAAANAAQGADGAGGDGPGKGEKQGAGAGNNGLEKSGQEVAGAAEGVRSLDQLKQMPGNPRPQYSEEERLKGNQGRVSFEAYITKDGTPVNFRMKQSTGFRNLDAKTLAALKKWRFYPGQEGWVEIPFSWDLKGGVQEVKGRLRTSVGQLQGSY; translated from the coding sequence ATGGGTTTCGATAAAAGTAACGAAGAACTAAGTCCCGAGAATCAGCTCGATTTGTTTTCGTATAACACCTCAAAACTCGATTTTATTCCCGACCTGAAAATCCCGACACCTCGCCCACCAGAAGCGAATAAATCCCCGCGCTTTATGACTTTGTCAGTGGCTCTGCATATCGCTGCAGCTGTCGCAGTTGCAGTCATCAGCGTGCCTTTGGTGAACGAGATCAAAACCGATACAATTACGATCGAGCTTGAAGAGCCAACAGTTCACGAAGTTACCAAAGGTGCTCCAGTAGAACCCACGAAAGGTGGTGCACCAGCAGCTCTTCCAGAAAAATTACCTGTAAAAGAGGTGCAAGAAGTCGCAGTCACTCCAGTTGAAACGGCTCCGGCACCTACAGAAGTTGCGGTAGTGGCGGCTCCTGAAGTCATTGCAGAACCAGTTCCTGTTATCGAAAAGTCAGCACCTAAAAAAGCTGCGCCCAAAGCAGTAGCTGCCGCAAAACCATCTAGTCATAAAGCTGCTAAATCTGCTCCTGCAAAAACAAATTTTGCCGCAGTTCCTATGTCGATTGATGATATCAACTCGCCCGAACTTGATGAGGGAGAGATCGCGAATCAAAAATCTGAAGCAAAATTAGGTGAAGACTTCAATCAGGACTTCGATGAGATCGACAGTAAGCACGCAAGCAAACTTGCCGCTGAAGAATCGCAAATGAATGCGATGGCAGAAGCTCTTTCTGCTGATCAAGAAAGGTCTCTAAAATCCGTTGAAGATCAAAATCAGGCTGATTCTGCAGCTCTTGCGGAGTCTCAAAAGAATCTTCGTCATAAAAACGCCAAAGCGGTTGCTTCGGCGCTAGCATCCGAGAAAGCCGCTGCTGAAGCTGCTGCTCGCGAAAAAGCCGCCCAACGTGCAGCTGCGATTGCCGCTGCCAATGCGGCACAAGGTGCTGACGGCGCAGGTGGCGATGGTCCTGGTAAAGGTGAAAAACAAGGTGCCGGGGCCGGCAACAATGGACTTGAAAAATCAGGTCAGGAAGTTGCGGGCGCTGCTGAAGGCGTCAGAAGTTTAGATCAATTAAAACAGATGCCTGGAAATCCACGTCCTCAATACAGTGAAGAGGAACGCCTGAAAGGCAATCAAGGTCGCGTAAGCTTTGAAGCTTACATAACTAAAGATGGTACGCCTGTAAACTTCCGTATGAAGCAATCGACAGGTTTCAGAAATCTGGATGCAAAAACATTGGCTGCTCTTAAAAAGTGGAGATTCTATCCAGGCCAAGAAGGCTGGGTCGAAATACCATTTAGCTGGGACTTGAAAGGTGGCGTTCAAGAAGTGAAGGGTCGCCTAAGGACTTCGGTAGGACAGCTACAAGGTAGCTACTAA